Proteins encoded by one window of Nasonia vitripennis strain AsymCx chromosome 5, Nvit_psr_1.1, whole genome shotgun sequence:
- the LOC100117400 gene encoding proline dehydrogenase 1, mitochondrial isoform X2: protein MAFLRRLPRCCAAKQLQQVVRERTSTAAATAATSAPAQAELPPAQQTRQLDPLDLKFNDPVASFKSKTMTELVRAYVVYQLCSVEFLVENNAKLMRLMQTLMGERLFSFVMKSTFYGHFVAGEDEIKIAPVLSRLRQFGVKPILDYSVEEDITQEEAERREVKASVSEAGDEKNSGTLKKYHVEKSFADRRYKVSSARTYFYLNEASCERNMDIFVRCLEAVANNSHGAGFTAVKLTALGRPQLLLQLSEVIMRARQYVSDVVGGEGAVLAHHAKPEIFERKFEEAHIRESAPVQKFLQKIQSDKEGVIHLFPWSGILDENYELSETFQVPDIKTGKMVRLMTQLTRKEEEMFRNMIRRLNNIVSVADKLDVRIMIDAEQTYFQPAISRLTLEMMRKYNTKRAVVFNTYQTYLQDAFTEVKTDLEQAERQNFYFGAKIVRGAYIEQERARAAAMGYADPTNPTYEATTESYHRTLMECLRRMKQYKDKGEDPKKIGIMVASHNEDTVRFAIEKMKEIGISPEDKVICFGQLFGMCDYLTFPLGQSGYSAYKYIPYGPVKEVLPYLSRRAQENRGVLKKIKKEKQLLLTEITRRLMSGQIFYKPKGNYTPV, encoded by the exons ATGGCGTTCCTGAGGAGGCTGCCGCGGTGCTGCGCCGCCAAGCAGCTGCAGCAGGTGGTGCGCGAGCGCACGAGCACCGCTGCGGCTACTGCCGCCACCTCGGCCCCGGCCCAGGCCGAGCTGCCCCCGGCCCAGCAGACCAGACAGCTCGACCCGCTCGACCTCAAGTTCAACGATCCCGTCGCCTCCTTCAAGAGCAAGACCATGACCGAGCTCGTGCGCGCCTACGTCGTCTACCAGCTCTGCTCCGTCGAGTTCCTCGTCGAGAACAACGCCAAG TTGATGAGACTTATGCAGACGTTGATGGGCGAAAGGCTGTTCTCGTTTGTCATGAAGTCTACGTTCTACGGCCATTTCGTAGCTGGAGAAGACGAAATCAAAATCGCACCGGTCCTCAGCAGGTTGCGACAGTTCGGAGTGAAGCCGATTCTCGATTACTCGGTTGAGGAGGACATCACACAGGAAGAAGCTGAGCGACGTGAAGTCAA GGCCTCCGTGTCGGAAGCCGGTGACGAGAAGAATTCGGGTACTTTGAAGAAGTACCACGTAGAGAAGTCTTTCGCGGACAGGCGATACAAGGTCTCCTCTGCCAGAACGTACTTTTATCTAAACGAAGCTTCCTGCGAGAGGAACATGGACATTTTTGTCAGATGTCTCGAGGCTGTAGCAA ACAATTCACATGGGGCTGGATTCACGGCTGTAAAACTGACCGCTCTCGGCAGGCCGCAACTTTTG CTCCAACTGTCCGAGGTGATAATGCGCGCTCGACAGTACGTCTCGGACGTCGTGGGCGGCGAAGGAGCGGTACTGGCACATCACGCGAAGCCTGAGATTTTCGAAAGAAAGTTCGAGGAGGCGCACATTCGAGAGTCGGCGCCGGTTCAGAAGTTCTTGCAAAAGATTCAATCCGACAAAGAAGG TGTGATCCACTTGTTCCCCTGGAGCGGAATCCTGGACGAGAACTACGAGCTGAGCGAGACCTTCCAAGTGCCGGACATCAAAACGGGAAAAATGGTGAGACTTATGACGCAGCTGACGAGGAAAGAGGAAGAGATGTTCCGGAACATGATCAGACGGCTCAACAACATCGTATCG GTGGCGGACAAGCTGGACGTGCGCATCATGATCGACGCGGAGCAGACGTACTTCCAGCCGGCAATCTCCCGACTGACACTGGAGATGATGCGCAAGTACAATACAAAGAGG GCTGTGGTGTTCAACACATACCAGACGTATCTGCAGGACGCCTTCACCGAAGTCAAGACTGATCTCGAACAGGCTGAGCGGCAGAACTTCTATTTCGGCGCCAAGATCGTGCGGGGCGCGTATATCGAGCAG GAGAGAGCTCGAGCTGCGGCGATGGGCTACGCGGATCCAACGAACCCAACCTACGAGGCAACGACCGAGTCGTATCACAGGACCCTCATGGAGTGTCTGCGCAGGATGAAGCAGTACAAGGATAAAGGAGAGGATCCGAAGAAGATTGGCATTATGGTGGCTTCGCACAACGAGGACACAGTGCGCTTCGCCATTGAAAA AATGAAGGAGATTGGTATTTCTCCCGAGGACAAAGTCATCTGCTTTGGTCAATTATTCGGCATGTGCGATTACCTGACATTCCCGCTCG GTCAATCGGGCTACTCTGCGTACAAATACATCCCCTACGGGCCGGTGAAGGAGGTACTGCCGTACCTGTCGCGGCGAGCGCAGGAGAACCGCGGAGTACTTAAGAAGATCAAGAAGGAAAAGCAGCTGCTGCTCACGGAGATCACGAGGCGCTTGATGAGCGGCCAGATCTTCTACAAGCCGAAGGGCAACTACACCCCCGTGTGA
- the LOC100117400 gene encoding proline dehydrogenase 1, mitochondrial isoform X1, with protein MAFLRRLPRCCAAKQLQQVVRERTSTAAATAATSAPAQAELPPAQQTRQLDPLDLKFNDPVASFKSKTMTELVRAYVVYQLCSVEFLVENNAKLMRLMQTLMGERLFSFVMKSTFYGHFVAGEDEIKIAPVLSRLRQFGVKPILDYSVEEDITQEEAERREVKASVSEAGDEKNSGTLKKYHVEKSFADRRYKVSSARTYFYLNEASCERNMDIFVRCLEAVANNSHGAGFTAVKLTALGRPQLLLQLSEVIMRARQYVSDVVGGEGAVLAHHAKPEIFERKFEEAHIRESAPVQKFLQKIQSDKEGNVIHLFPWSGILDENYELSETFQVPDIKTGKMVRLMTQLTRKEEEMFRNMIRRLNNIVSVADKLDVRIMIDAEQTYFQPAISRLTLEMMRKYNTKRAVVFNTYQTYLQDAFTEVKTDLEQAERQNFYFGAKIVRGAYIEQERARAAAMGYADPTNPTYEATTESYHRTLMECLRRMKQYKDKGEDPKKIGIMVASHNEDTVRFAIEKMKEIGISPEDKVICFGQLFGMCDYLTFPLGQSGYSAYKYIPYGPVKEVLPYLSRRAQENRGVLKKIKKEKQLLLTEITRRLMSGQIFYKPKGNYTPV; from the exons ATGGCGTTCCTGAGGAGGCTGCCGCGGTGCTGCGCCGCCAAGCAGCTGCAGCAGGTGGTGCGCGAGCGCACGAGCACCGCTGCGGCTACTGCCGCCACCTCGGCCCCGGCCCAGGCCGAGCTGCCCCCGGCCCAGCAGACCAGACAGCTCGACCCGCTCGACCTCAAGTTCAACGATCCCGTCGCCTCCTTCAAGAGCAAGACCATGACCGAGCTCGTGCGCGCCTACGTCGTCTACCAGCTCTGCTCCGTCGAGTTCCTCGTCGAGAACAACGCCAAG TTGATGAGACTTATGCAGACGTTGATGGGCGAAAGGCTGTTCTCGTTTGTCATGAAGTCTACGTTCTACGGCCATTTCGTAGCTGGAGAAGACGAAATCAAAATCGCACCGGTCCTCAGCAGGTTGCGACAGTTCGGAGTGAAGCCGATTCTCGATTACTCGGTTGAGGAGGACATCACACAGGAAGAAGCTGAGCGACGTGAAGTCAA GGCCTCCGTGTCGGAAGCCGGTGACGAGAAGAATTCGGGTACTTTGAAGAAGTACCACGTAGAGAAGTCTTTCGCGGACAGGCGATACAAGGTCTCCTCTGCCAGAACGTACTTTTATCTAAACGAAGCTTCCTGCGAGAGGAACATGGACATTTTTGTCAGATGTCTCGAGGCTGTAGCAA ACAATTCACATGGGGCTGGATTCACGGCTGTAAAACTGACCGCTCTCGGCAGGCCGCAACTTTTG CTCCAACTGTCCGAGGTGATAATGCGCGCTCGACAGTACGTCTCGGACGTCGTGGGCGGCGAAGGAGCGGTACTGGCACATCACGCGAAGCCTGAGATTTTCGAAAGAAAGTTCGAGGAGGCGCACATTCGAGAGTCGGCGCCGGTTCAGAAGTTCTTGCAAAAGATTCAATCCGACAAAGAAGG AAA TGTGATCCACTTGTTCCCCTGGAGCGGAATCCTGGACGAGAACTACGAGCTGAGCGAGACCTTCCAAGTGCCGGACATCAAAACGGGAAAAATGGTGAGACTTATGACGCAGCTGACGAGGAAAGAGGAAGAGATGTTCCGGAACATGATCAGACGGCTCAACAACATCGTATCG GTGGCGGACAAGCTGGACGTGCGCATCATGATCGACGCGGAGCAGACGTACTTCCAGCCGGCAATCTCCCGACTGACACTGGAGATGATGCGCAAGTACAATACAAAGAGG GCTGTGGTGTTCAACACATACCAGACGTATCTGCAGGACGCCTTCACCGAAGTCAAGACTGATCTCGAACAGGCTGAGCGGCAGAACTTCTATTTCGGCGCCAAGATCGTGCGGGGCGCGTATATCGAGCAG GAGAGAGCTCGAGCTGCGGCGATGGGCTACGCGGATCCAACGAACCCAACCTACGAGGCAACGACCGAGTCGTATCACAGGACCCTCATGGAGTGTCTGCGCAGGATGAAGCAGTACAAGGATAAAGGAGAGGATCCGAAGAAGATTGGCATTATGGTGGCTTCGCACAACGAGGACACAGTGCGCTTCGCCATTGAAAA AATGAAGGAGATTGGTATTTCTCCCGAGGACAAAGTCATCTGCTTTGGTCAATTATTCGGCATGTGCGATTACCTGACATTCCCGCTCG GTCAATCGGGCTACTCTGCGTACAAATACATCCCCTACGGGCCGGTGAAGGAGGTACTGCCGTACCTGTCGCGGCGAGCGCAGGAGAACCGCGGAGTACTTAAGAAGATCAAGAAGGAAAAGCAGCTGCTGCTCACGGAGATCACGAGGCGCTTGATGAGCGGCCAGATCTTCTACAAGCCGAAGGGCAACTACACCCCCGTGTGA
- the LOC100117400 gene encoding proline dehydrogenase 1, mitochondrial isoform X3, whose product MRLMQTLMGERLFSFVMKSTFYGHFVAGEDEIKIAPVLSRLRQFGVKPILDYSVEEDITQEEAERREVKASVSEAGDEKNSGTLKKYHVEKSFADRRYKVSSARTYFYLNEASCERNMDIFVRCLEAVANNSHGAGFTAVKLTALGRPQLLLQLSEVIMRARQYVSDVVGGEGAVLAHHAKPEIFERKFEEAHIRESAPVQKFLQKIQSDKEGNVIHLFPWSGILDENYELSETFQVPDIKTGKMVRLMTQLTRKEEEMFRNMIRRLNNIVSVADKLDVRIMIDAEQTYFQPAISRLTLEMMRKYNTKRAVVFNTYQTYLQDAFTEVKTDLEQAERQNFYFGAKIVRGAYIEQERARAAAMGYADPTNPTYEATTESYHRTLMECLRRMKQYKDKGEDPKKIGIMVASHNEDTVRFAIEKMKEIGISPEDKVICFGQLFGMCDYLTFPLGQSGYSAYKYIPYGPVKEVLPYLSRRAQENRGVLKKIKKEKQLLLTEITRRLMSGQIFYKPKGNYTPV is encoded by the exons ATGAGACTTATGCAGACGTTGATGGGCGAAAGGCTGTTCTCGTTTGTCATGAAGTCTACGTTCTACGGCCATTTCGTAGCTGGAGAAGACGAAATCAAAATCGCACCGGTCCTCAGCAGGTTGCGACAGTTCGGAGTGAAGCCGATTCTCGATTACTCGGTTGAGGAGGACATCACACAGGAAGAAGCTGAGCGACGTGAAGTCAA GGCCTCCGTGTCGGAAGCCGGTGACGAGAAGAATTCGGGTACTTTGAAGAAGTACCACGTAGAGAAGTCTTTCGCGGACAGGCGATACAAGGTCTCCTCTGCCAGAACGTACTTTTATCTAAACGAAGCTTCCTGCGAGAGGAACATGGACATTTTTGTCAGATGTCTCGAGGCTGTAGCAA ACAATTCACATGGGGCTGGATTCACGGCTGTAAAACTGACCGCTCTCGGCAGGCCGCAACTTTTG CTCCAACTGTCCGAGGTGATAATGCGCGCTCGACAGTACGTCTCGGACGTCGTGGGCGGCGAAGGAGCGGTACTGGCACATCACGCGAAGCCTGAGATTTTCGAAAGAAAGTTCGAGGAGGCGCACATTCGAGAGTCGGCGCCGGTTCAGAAGTTCTTGCAAAAGATTCAATCCGACAAAGAAGG AAA TGTGATCCACTTGTTCCCCTGGAGCGGAATCCTGGACGAGAACTACGAGCTGAGCGAGACCTTCCAAGTGCCGGACATCAAAACGGGAAAAATGGTGAGACTTATGACGCAGCTGACGAGGAAAGAGGAAGAGATGTTCCGGAACATGATCAGACGGCTCAACAACATCGTATCG GTGGCGGACAAGCTGGACGTGCGCATCATGATCGACGCGGAGCAGACGTACTTCCAGCCGGCAATCTCCCGACTGACACTGGAGATGATGCGCAAGTACAATACAAAGAGG GCTGTGGTGTTCAACACATACCAGACGTATCTGCAGGACGCCTTCACCGAAGTCAAGACTGATCTCGAACAGGCTGAGCGGCAGAACTTCTATTTCGGCGCCAAGATCGTGCGGGGCGCGTATATCGAGCAG GAGAGAGCTCGAGCTGCGGCGATGGGCTACGCGGATCCAACGAACCCAACCTACGAGGCAACGACCGAGTCGTATCACAGGACCCTCATGGAGTGTCTGCGCAGGATGAAGCAGTACAAGGATAAAGGAGAGGATCCGAAGAAGATTGGCATTATGGTGGCTTCGCACAACGAGGACACAGTGCGCTTCGCCATTGAAAA AATGAAGGAGATTGGTATTTCTCCCGAGGACAAAGTCATCTGCTTTGGTCAATTATTCGGCATGTGCGATTACCTGACATTCCCGCTCG GTCAATCGGGCTACTCTGCGTACAAATACATCCCCTACGGGCCGGTGAAGGAGGTACTGCCGTACCTGTCGCGGCGAGCGCAGGAGAACCGCGGAGTACTTAAGAAGATCAAGAAGGAAAAGCAGCTGCTGCTCACGGAGATCACGAGGCGCTTGATGAGCGGCCAGATCTTCTACAAGCCGAAGGGCAACTACACCCCCGTGTGA